In the Ursus arctos isolate Adak ecotype North America unplaced genomic scaffold, UrsArc2.0 scaffold_19, whole genome shotgun sequence genome, one interval contains:
- the CA11 gene encoding carbonic anhydrase-related protein 11 isoform X2 has protein sequence MGVAARLSAPRALVLWAALGAAAHIGPAPDPEDWWSYKDNLQGNFVPAWSLCAVGKRQSPVDVELKRVLYDPFLPPLRLSTGGEKLRGTLYNTGRHVSFLPAPRPVVNVSGGPLLYSHRLSELRLLFGARDGAGSEHQINHQGFSAEVQLIHFNQELYGNLSAASRGPNGLAILSLFVNVAGSSNPFLSRLLNRDTITRISYKNDAYFLQDLSLELLFPESFGFITYQGSLSTPPCSETVTWILIDRALNITSLQMHSLRLLSQNPPSQIFQSLSGNGRPLQPLAHRALRGNRDPRHPERRCRGPNYRLHVDGAPHGR, from the exons ATGGGGGTTGCAGCTCGTCTGAGCGCCCCTCGAGCGCTGGTACTCTGGGCCGCACTGGGGGCAGCAG CTCACATTGGACCTGCACCTGACCCCGAGGACTGGTGGAGCTACAAGGATAATCTCCAGGGAAACTTCGTGCCAG CCTGGAGTCTGTGTGCTGTGGGGAAGCGGCAGAGCCCCGTGGATGTGGAGCTGAAGAGGGTCCTTTATGACCCCTTTCTGCCCCCACTGAGACTCAGCACTGGGGGAGAGAAG CTCCGGGGAACACTGTACAACACCGGCCGCCATGTCTCCTTCCTGCCTGCACCCCGACCCGTGGTCAATGTGTCTGGGGGTCCCCTCCTCTATAGCCACCGACTCAGTGAACTGCGACTGCTATTTGGAGCACGTGATGGAGCTGGCTCTGAACACCAGATCAACCACCAGGGCTTCTCTGCTGAG GTACAGCTCATCCACTTCAACCAAGAACTCTACGGGAACCTCAGTGCCGCCTCCCGGGGCCCCAATGGCCTGGCCATTCTCAGCCTCTTTGTCAAT GTGGCTGGCAGCTCGAACCCCTTCCTCAGCCGCCTCCTTAACCGGGACACCATCACCCGAATCTCCTACAAGA ATGATGCCTACTTTCTTCAAGACCTGAGCCTGGAGCTCCTGTTCCCCGAATCCTTTGGCTTCATCACTTATCAGGGCTCTCTCAGCACACCCCCCTGCTCAGAGACTGTCACCTGGATCCTCATTGACCGGGCCCTCAATATCACCTCCCTCCAG ATGCACTCCCTGAGACTCCTGAGCCAGAATCCTCCGTCCCAGATCTTCCAGAGCCTCAGCGGTAACGGCCGGCCCCTGCAGCCCTTGGCCCACAGGGCCTTGAGGGGCAACAGGGACCCGCGGCACCCCGAGAGGCGCTGCCGAGGCCCCAATTACCGACTGCATG TGGATGGTGCCCCCCACGGTCGCTGA
- the CA11 gene encoding carbonic anhydrase-related protein 11 isoform X1: MGVAARLSAPRALVLWAALGAAAHIGPAPDPEDWWSYKDNLQGNFVPGPPFWGLVNAAWSLCAVGKRQSPVDVELKRVLYDPFLPPLRLSTGGEKLRGTLYNTGRHVSFLPAPRPVVNVSGGPLLYSHRLSELRLLFGARDGAGSEHQINHQGFSAEVQLIHFNQELYGNLSAASRGPNGLAILSLFVNVAGSSNPFLSRLLNRDTITRISYKNDAYFLQDLSLELLFPESFGFITYQGSLSTPPCSETVTWILIDRALNITSLQMHSLRLLSQNPPSQIFQSLSGNGRPLQPLAHRALRGNRDPRHPERRCRGPNYRLHVDGAPHGR, translated from the exons ATGGGGGTTGCAGCTCGTCTGAGCGCCCCTCGAGCGCTGGTACTCTGGGCCGCACTGGGGGCAGCAG CTCACATTGGACCTGCACCTGACCCCGAGGACTGGTGGAGCTACAAGGATAATCTCCAGGGAAACTTCGTGCCAG ggCCTCCTTTCTGGGGCCTGGTGAATGCAGCCTGGAGTCTGTGTGCTGTGGGGAAGCGGCAGAGCCCCGTGGATGTGGAGCTGAAGAGGGTCCTTTATGACCCCTTTCTGCCCCCACTGAGACTCAGCACTGGGGGAGAGAAG CTCCGGGGAACACTGTACAACACCGGCCGCCATGTCTCCTTCCTGCCTGCACCCCGACCCGTGGTCAATGTGTCTGGGGGTCCCCTCCTCTATAGCCACCGACTCAGTGAACTGCGACTGCTATTTGGAGCACGTGATGGAGCTGGCTCTGAACACCAGATCAACCACCAGGGCTTCTCTGCTGAG GTACAGCTCATCCACTTCAACCAAGAACTCTACGGGAACCTCAGTGCCGCCTCCCGGGGCCCCAATGGCCTGGCCATTCTCAGCCTCTTTGTCAAT GTGGCTGGCAGCTCGAACCCCTTCCTCAGCCGCCTCCTTAACCGGGACACCATCACCCGAATCTCCTACAAGA ATGATGCCTACTTTCTTCAAGACCTGAGCCTGGAGCTCCTGTTCCCCGAATCCTTTGGCTTCATCACTTATCAGGGCTCTCTCAGCACACCCCCCTGCTCAGAGACTGTCACCTGGATCCTCATTGACCGGGCCCTCAATATCACCTCCCTCCAG ATGCACTCCCTGAGACTCCTGAGCCAGAATCCTCCGTCCCAGATCTTCCAGAGCCTCAGCGGTAACGGCCGGCCCCTGCAGCCCTTGGCCCACAGGGCCTTGAGGGGCAACAGGGACCCGCGGCACCCCGAGAGGCGCTGCCGAGGCCCCAATTACCGACTGCATG TGGATGGTGCCCCCCACGGTCGCTGA